The DNA sequence GTTTCTACGCTCGACAACACTGAAGCTCAGGTGTTCATGGGTGACAAGGTCTCCATCCGCGTGATTGACGATAGCGGTGAATCTTCGACCAAGATGGTGGAAACGGGTATCAAGCTCACGGTGACGCCGCACGTTTCTGGCGACAACCGCATCTTGCTTGACCTCCATCCGGAAAACAACTCCTATGGCTATGACGAAAAGGGCGAAGTTGTGATTTCGACTCAGGAAGCAAAGACCAAGGTGGTCGTGGCTGATGGTGAAACGGTTGTGATCGGTGGCCTTACCCGCAACGAAAACACCGAAAGCGAAAGCGGCATTCCGTTCCTCAAGGACATTCCGCTCTTGGGCAACCTCTTTAAGTATAGCCGCAAGTCCATCACGAAGAAGGACCTCGTGATCTTTGTGACTCCGAGAATCATTCGCAACTACATCGGCAATGTCGATATCTCTGAAAAGTCCGAAGAAACTTCCAGTGTTGCCGCTCCGGAACTCAAGCCGGTCGATGAAAAGATCATGGAATCCCCGGTGGTGACGGGTGAAACCCCGGAAGCCCCGGTACCGGAAGATTCCCACGATGATGGCTGGAATCAGTAATTAATGAACTTGTCATCCCGGCTTCTATGCCGGGATCAACTGAAAAACGCGAAAACCCTGGCTCTGCCAGGGCTTTTTGCTTTCGTCTCTCGTCTGTAGTCGCGAGCGACGTTCTGTATTCTAATTATCGCACTACGAGTGCGGCGAGCGCGAGTTCCTGGCTCATGCGGGTAGGGCACTTGCCACTCTTGATTTCGTAATTGAGGTCGGCGAGGCGGCGGAGCACTCGCACGAGGAGCGGCTTACGCCAACGGCGGCAGCACTCGGCGGCTTGGCCTTTTTTCACGAACATGTAGTAGTTCTTGCCGATCTTTTTAGCGGCTTCTTCGGGCGAGACGCCTTTTGCAGTAAGCGAGCCGTAGTTCAAAAGCGAGAGTGCGTAGTTGTACAGCGTGTTCGAAATGCGGATGGCATCGACGCCGCTGTTCAATAGTTCGTTCAGCTTCTGGACGTAAGCCTTGGCATTCTGCATGCCGAAGAATCCTTCGATCTCGTAGGTCGGGATATCTCGCTGGGAGACAACCATCGTTTTCACGAGGTCGAGCGTAATCTTTTTGCAGTCCGGAGCGTAGAGGATGATTTTCTCGACTTCTTCGCTCACGAGCTTGGTGTCGTTGCCTAGCGCTTCGGCGAGGTACTGCGATGCCGCAGGCTCAATCGCCTTGTTGAAGTGCGTCGGGACGACTGCAGAAATCCAGTCGGCCATTTCGTATTGCTTCGGGACGTCGAACTTTTCGACCTTGCCAACCTTTGCGAGCGCCTTGTAGAGTTCGCTGGAGGCGAGAAGCGTTTCAAAATCGAAGAGCAACTTGCCGCTTGCCGCGTGGGGGAGCCACTTGGCAAGAGCCTTCATGTCGTCGGTCTTGAGGGCTTCGGCCTTGCGCACGACTATGACCTGTTCAGGTGAGAACATCGACACGGAATCGCATGCTTCGATGATGACATCGGAGATGGATGCGATGTTTGTGTCTGTGGCGTACAGCACCTGCTTGGCCATCGGATCTGAAATCCGGTCGCCAAGAGTCTCGGACAGGAATTTTTCAATCCGCTTGTCCTTGCTGAACTGGTCTTTGCCGATGAGCGTTACGAACATGGATTACTTGAAATCGATGATTTCGAACTGGTTCTTGCCCTTGGGCGTTACGACTTCGACCGTATCGCCGCGCTTCTTGCCCATGAGGGCTGCACCAATCGGGCTCTTGAAGCTGATCTTGCCGTTGAGGGCGTCTGCTTCTTCGGGCGAGACGAGCTGGTATACGATGTCGCGCTTGGTCTTCAAGTTCTTGGCGGTGACTGTAGCACCGAACTTGATGGTATCGGAGTTCGTATCAAAAGCAATCACCTGGGCACGGGCGAGCTGGTCCTGAAGCTTCGGCATTTCGATGTTATCGATAGCGGCGAGGCGCTCCTTGGCGGCATGGTATTCAGCGTTTTCGCTCAAATCGCCTTGTGCACGGGCGTCAACTAATTCTTGAAGTACGCGGGGACGTTCAACATTTTTTAAATTTTCAAGGTCCTTAACGAGCTTGTCGTAAGCCTCTTGTGTAAACATGATCTTTTCCATGCTCCATAAGGTAAAAATTTTAACGGGCTTTGCGAGCCCAGAATCGCAAAGAAAGCTTCTTTTTAGGAGATACTATGTACACTGTGTTGGAAAAAGGCGGCGTTTGCTCCCCCAAGGGCTTTACCGCATCTGGAATTTGCGCCGGAATCAAGGCCAGCGGCAATGCCGATATGGCTCTTCTCAAGAGCGAAAAGGCTGCCCGCTGCTTCGCCGTTTTTACCACCAATAAGGTGAAGGCCGCCCCGGTCCTTTACGACAAGGCCGCTTTGGAACATGCCCACTTTGCATCTGCTGTGATCGTGAACAGCGGTAACGCTAACGCTTGCACTGGCGAAAAGGGTTATGCCGATGCTGAACGCATGGCTGTCCTCACGGAAGAAGCCTTGAAGCTCACGCCGAAGAGCGTACTTGTCTGCAGCACGGGCGTGATTGGCCACTTGATGCCGATGGACAAGATCGAAGCCGGTATCCCGAAGCTCGTGGAAAAGCTCCACGCTGATGCTTCCGAAGAATTCGGCCGCGCCATCCTCACGACGGACCTTGCTCTCAAGAGCCACGCCGTTGAAATCAAGACCGAAAAGGGT is a window from the Fibrobacter sp. UWB4 genome containing:
- the greA gene encoding transcription elongation factor GreA produces the protein MEKIMFTQEAYDKLVKDLENLKNVERPRVLQELVDARAQGDLSENAEYHAAKERLAAIDNIEMPKLQDQLARAQVIAFDTNSDTIKFGATVTAKNLKTKRDIVYQLVSPEEADALNGKISFKSPIGAALMGKKRGDTVEVVTPKGKNQFEIIDFK
- the holA gene encoding DNA polymerase III subunit delta, producing MFVTLIGKDQFSKDKRIEKFLSETLGDRISDPMAKQVLYATDTNIASISDVIIEACDSVSMFSPEQVIVVRKAEALKTDDMKALAKWLPHAASGKLLFDFETLLASSELYKALAKVGKVEKFDVPKQYEMADWISAVVPTHFNKAIEPAASQYLAEALGNDTKLVSEEVEKIILYAPDCKKITLDLVKTMVVSQRDIPTYEIEGFFGMQNAKAYVQKLNELLNSGVDAIRISNTLYNYALSLLNYGSLTAKGVSPEEAAKKIGKNYYMFVKKGQAAECCRRWRKPLLVRVLRRLADLNYEIKSGKCPTRMSQELALAALVVR